From Endozoicomonas sp. 8E, the proteins below share one genomic window:
- a CDS encoding C2H2-type zinc finger protein — MPIVCWFEPQTYRSIVEVHQNGASTSQSFSIKTGPGTLSAMAITDWRPIQNKTPYMTSTNGYSVSGMLPDDKPSRRNKLQIITLMYGTGGADYSRTTGPEDHGQSSNRHSEKSHYLYDNDHNDENSGQPTDSRHSLDKNCHEQPCCNQRGVCIFAPSTSTRCRSTSDDSLACRTDVYLQTDNQESGPVSRPAEAPTVVSGADSTTGSSLKLNPPPAKKQKKAGSKKCRCDYPGCEKLLSSQASLSSHKSHYHTGEQTCPECKKILPNAQSLLNHKRKNHSGEQTCPECQKTLPNAQVLALHKRKDHTGEQTCPECQKTLPNAQALSDHKRKDHKGEQICPECQKPLPNPQALAVHKRKDHTGEQTCPECQKTLSNAQALSVHKSLYHKGEQTCPECQTTLPHAQALSAHKRKDHTGRQTCPKCQKTVSNAQALSVHKSLYHTGEQTCPECQTILPHAQALSNHRRKDHTAEQICPECQTPLPSAQALSNHKRQHRKRKLDDTKSSD; from the coding sequence TTGCCTATCGTCTGCTGGTTTGAGCCGCAGACTTACCGCTCTATCGTTGAGGTTCATCAGAATGGGGCTTCGACAAGCCAGAGTTTTTCTATAAAAACTGGGCCGGGCACATTATCTGCAATGGCAATCACCGATTGGAGGCCGATCCAAAACAAAACACCATACATGACCAGCACAAACGGATATTCAGTTTCAGGCATGCTACCCGATGACAAACCCTCTAGGCGAAACAAACTTCAGATCATCACTTTGATGTACGGAACGGGCGGCGCTGACTATTCCCGGACAACAGGGCCAGAGGATCATGGTCAGTCATCCAATAGACATTCAGAAAAATCGCATTATCTATACGACAACGACCATAATGATGAAAATTCGGGCCAGCCCACCGACTCCCGACATAGCCTTGACAAAAATTGCCATGAACAGCCCTGTTGTAATCAACGAGGAGTCTGTATCTTCGCTCCTTCCACAAGTACACGGTGTCGTTCAACCTCAGATGACTCTTTGGCTTGCAGAACAGATGTCTATTTGCAGACAGACAATCAGGAATCTGGCCCGGTAAGCCGTCCTGCTGAAGCACCGACAGTTGTCTCAGGAGCTGACAGCACAACCGGTTCATCATTAAAATTAAATCCACCTCCTGCGAAAAAACAAAAGAAGGCAGGCTCCAAAAAATGCCGATGTGATTACCCCGGCTGTGAAAAATTACTCAGCTCTCAAGCCTCATTGTCCAGTCACAAAAGTCATTATCACACCGGGGAGCAAACCTGCCCTGAGTGCAAGAAGATCCTGCCAAACGCTCAATCCCTGTTGAATCACAAAAGAAAAAATCACAGCGGAGAGCAAACTTGCCCTGAGTGCCAGAAGACCCTGCCAAACGCTCAAGTCCTGGCGCTTCACAAAAGAAAAGATCATACCGGAGAGCAAACCTGCCCTGAGTGTCAGAAGACCCTGCCAAACGCTCAAGCCCTGTCGGATCACAAAAGAAAAGATCACAAAGGAGAGCAAATCTGCCCTGAGTGCCAGAAGCCCCTGCCAAACCCTCAAGCTCTGGCGGTCCACAAAAGAAAAGATCACACAGGAGAGCAAACCTGCCCTGAGTGCCAGAAGACCCTGTCAAACGCTCAAGCCCTGTCGGTTCACAAAAGTCTATATCACAAAGGAGAGCAAACCTGCCCTGAGTGCCAGACGACCCTGCCACACGCTCAAGCCCTGTCGGCTCACAAGAGAAAGGATCACACCGGAAGGCAAACCTGCCCTAAGTGCCAGAAGACCGTGTCAAACGCTCAAGCCCTGTCGGTTCACAAAAGTCTATATCACACAGGAGAGCAAACCTGCCCCGAGTGCCAGACGATCCTGCCACACGCTCAAGCCCTGTCGAATCACAGAAGAAAAGATCACACCGCAGAGCAAATCTGCCCCGAGTGCCAGACGCCCTTGCCAAGTGCTCAAGCCCTGTCGAATCATAAAAGGCAACACCGGAAACGAAAGCTTGATGATACAAAGTCAAGTGATTGA
- a CDS encoding recombinase family protein has translation MGYSNEAAPTLCYCRVSSHDQKPDLDSQQELLEACCSAKGWRTQVIRKNA, from the coding sequence ATGGGCTACAGTAACGAAGCTGCGCCTACGCTTTGCTATTGCAGAGTATCCAGTCACGACCAAAAGCCAGACTTAGACAGTCAGCAAGAGCTACTGGAAGCCTGCTGTTCTGCAAAAGGTTGGCGAACTCAGGTTATACGAAAAAATGCTTGA
- the aceF gene encoding pyruvate dehydrogenase complex dihydrolipoyllysine-residue acetyltransferase codes for MSDEIIKIPDIGSGSAEVIEICVAPGDSVSADDSLIVLESDKASMEVPAPRDGKISEIMVKVGDSVSEGDDMLKMTAGAADQESSVIATEAAPAQAAQPEPIAAPAAPATGSSIQDVLIPDIGAENVPVIEICVAVGDEISEEDSLVVLESDKATMEVPSPFSGVVKEICVKEGDEMSQGDLVVKVETTGGAAPVPAPQTEAPQAAATAPVAAPVAGGVQEVTVPDIGAEDVPVIEICVAVGDEIAEEDSLIVLESDKASMDVPSPFAGVVKEICIKEGDKLSQGNLIARIETQGSVTAQAAPAPQASAPTPQASAPAALAPAAAKAPAPAAPASAQKLVELEKANRNFHAGPAVRRLAREFGVNLERVKGTGPRSRIVKEDVQAYVKARLTEADKPQTAAATGGAGIPPVPAQNYAKWGEIEEVALNRLRKVAAQNFQRSWLNVPHVTQFDEADITELEAFRKANKAMAEAQGTKLTPLPFFLKAVAYVLKEMPVFCSSLSEDGESVIYKKYINIGVAVDTPDGLLVPVIKNVNQKGIWDLSRECIELAGKARDKKLKPDEMQGGCFTISSLGSVGGTAFTPIVNAPEVAILGISKASMKPVWNGKDFDARLMCPLSLSYDHRVVNGADAARFTTLLSNLLADMRRLLL; via the coding sequence ATGAGCGATGAAATAATCAAGATCCCCGATATCGGCAGTGGCAGTGCAGAAGTTATTGAAATCTGCGTTGCCCCCGGTGATTCAGTTTCTGCCGATGACTCCCTGATTGTTCTGGAGTCAGACAAGGCATCCATGGAAGTGCCTGCACCCCGTGACGGCAAGATCTCCGAGATCATGGTCAAGGTAGGCGACAGTGTGTCTGAAGGTGATGACATGCTGAAAATGACGGCAGGTGCCGCAGATCAGGAAAGTTCTGTTATTGCCACCGAAGCGGCTCCAGCTCAGGCTGCACAGCCAGAACCCATAGCTGCGCCAGCTGCTCCAGCAACTGGCAGCAGTATTCAGGACGTTCTGATTCCAGACATCGGGGCAGAAAACGTCCCAGTTATCGAAATCTGTGTTGCTGTGGGTGACGAGATTTCTGAGGAAGATTCTCTGGTTGTCCTGGAGTCTGACAAGGCGACCATGGAAGTTCCTTCACCTTTCTCTGGCGTAGTAAAAGAGATCTGCGTGAAAGAAGGCGACGAGATGAGTCAGGGCGATCTGGTGGTGAAAGTCGAAACCACGGGTGGTGCTGCTCCTGTTCCGGCTCCTCAGACGGAAGCTCCCCAGGCCGCCGCAACGGCTCCAGTCGCTGCGCCTGTTGCGGGTGGTGTTCAGGAAGTGACGGTGCCCGATATTGGTGCCGAAGACGTCCCCGTTATCGAAATCTGCGTAGCCGTGGGTGATGAAATCGCTGAAGAAGATTCCCTGATTGTTCTGGAATCTGACAAAGCGAGTATGGATGTACCTTCTCCTTTTGCCGGTGTTGTCAAAGAGATCTGCATTAAAGAAGGTGACAAGCTGAGCCAGGGCAACCTGATTGCCAGGATTGAGACTCAGGGCAGTGTTACTGCTCAGGCTGCTCCTGCGCCACAGGCTTCTGCCCCCACACCGCAGGCTTCTGCACCGGCAGCATTGGCTCCTGCGGCTGCCAAAGCACCAGCACCTGCTGCTCCGGCTTCTGCTCAAAAACTGGTTGAACTGGAAAAAGCCAATCGAAATTTCCACGCAGGTCCAGCGGTTCGCAGGCTTGCCCGTGAGTTTGGTGTTAACCTGGAACGGGTAAAAGGCACAGGCCCACGCAGCCGTATCGTGAAAGAAGATGTTCAGGCCTATGTTAAGGCTAGGCTGACTGAAGCTGACAAGCCTCAGACAGCTGCCGCCACAGGGGGGGCGGGCATTCCTCCGGTGCCTGCCCAGAATTACGCCAAGTGGGGTGAAATCGAAGAAGTCGCCCTGAATCGTCTGCGTAAAGTAGCGGCTCAAAACTTCCAGCGCTCCTGGCTGAATGTGCCCCACGTCACCCAGTTTGATGAAGCGGATATTACTGAACTGGAAGCTTTTCGTAAGGCCAACAAGGCAATGGCTGAGGCCCAAGGCACCAAGCTGACTCCGCTGCCTTTCTTCCTGAAGGCCGTGGCTTACGTTCTGAAAGAGATGCCGGTATTCTGCTCTTCCCTCAGTGAAGACGGTGAGTCGGTTATCTACAAAAAGTACATCAACATTGGTGTTGCTGTAGATACTCCTGACGGCCTGCTGGTACCTGTCATCAAAAATGTTAACCAGAAAGGCATCTGGGATCTGTCCAGAGAGTGCATTGAGCTGGCTGGCAAGGCCCGTGACAAGAAGCTGAAACCTGACGAAATGCAGGGGGGGTGCTTCACCATCTCCAGTCTGGGTTCAGTCGGTGGTACCGCCTTTACCCCCATCGTGAATGCGCCTGAAGTAGCGATTCTGGGTATCTCCAAAGCATCCATGAAGCCTGTCTGGAACGGCAAGGACTTTGATGCACGCCTGATGTGTCCACTTTCACTGTCGTACGATCACCGCGTGGTGAACGGTGCCGATGCCGCCCGTTTCACCACCCTGCTAAGCAATCTATTAGCTGACATGCGTCGTCTTCTTCTGTGA
- a CDS encoding IS1634 family transposase — MPQAQYQSKNLNHLGLVAAMCRELKIAEYIDARITNDSDVRNVTIGQAVVAMIINGLGFTGQTLYMLPEFFEDKPIDRLIGEGIQAEHLNDKVLGRALDSLYDAGVSDLYLNLAVKVVNHLKLPCKALNLDGTSFHVDGVYNSHDNPDDLNCIHICQGYSRDHRPDLNQVVLQLMTENQAGIPVFMAPASGNVNDKTCFQEIIKNHLSCFKAALNSRYLVADAAMYVAETLQLLDEQKQLFISRVPLNIKEAKELVCKAPTMSLVPVEGYEDYYSAEVPSCYGGVQQRWFLFLNKKRGLSERKTLTRKMQKQSLKEARDLEKLSKKAFLCRDDALKAFALWQKQSKLCQSETEPEVIRKPCYSGKGRPSPDSKPDHFEYFVQAECFVSCEKREHAEASLGCFILSTNELDKNSLNASELLSTYKSQQKVEGGFRFLKSPDFLVSSLYLKKAERIEALLMVMTLCLMVYAAIQHRIRQELKKQSRVFPDQKKKPCQNPTARWVFFCFQGLSVLTVNNQEEHVIGLKERQWTIIQILGIFYESMYS, encoded by the coding sequence ATGCCTCAAGCTCAATACCAGTCTAAGAACCTCAACCACCTTGGCTTGGTTGCCGCTATGTGTCGGGAGTTAAAGATAGCCGAATACATTGATGCCCGTATCACAAATGACTCCGATGTTCGTAATGTCACTATTGGACAAGCTGTAGTTGCAATGATCATCAATGGCTTGGGCTTTACGGGGCAAACTCTGTACATGCTCCCTGAGTTTTTTGAGGATAAGCCGATTGACCGCCTTATCGGGGAAGGTATACAGGCTGAACACTTGAACGACAAGGTACTTGGTCGGGCTCTCGACAGTTTGTACGACGCTGGTGTTAGCGACTTGTATCTCAATCTGGCCGTCAAGGTCGTCAATCATCTGAAACTTCCTTGCAAGGCATTAAATCTGGATGGCACCAGCTTTCATGTGGATGGAGTCTATAACAGTCATGACAATCCAGACGACTTAAATTGTATTCATATCTGCCAAGGTTACAGCCGTGACCACCGGCCTGACCTGAATCAGGTAGTCTTGCAGTTAATGACTGAAAATCAGGCGGGCATCCCTGTGTTTATGGCCCCTGCCAGCGGTAATGTAAACGACAAAACCTGTTTTCAGGAAATTATCAAAAATCATCTGTCATGTTTTAAGGCCGCTTTGAATAGCCGCTATCTGGTTGCTGATGCTGCCATGTATGTTGCAGAAACCCTTCAGTTGCTTGATGAGCAAAAGCAGCTGTTTATCTCCCGGGTGCCCCTGAACATCAAGGAGGCAAAGGAGCTGGTCTGCAAAGCGCCAACCATGTCGCTGGTGCCTGTTGAAGGCTATGAAGATTACTACTCAGCTGAAGTGCCTTCCTGCTACGGAGGGGTTCAGCAACGATGGTTCCTGTTTCTCAACAAAAAGCGCGGGCTTAGTGAACGGAAAACATTGACCCGAAAGATGCAAAAGCAGTCACTGAAAGAGGCCCGTGATCTGGAGAAGCTGAGCAAAAAGGCCTTTTTGTGCCGGGACGATGCATTGAAGGCTTTTGCCTTGTGGCAGAAACAATCGAAACTTTGCCAAAGCGAAACAGAGCCAGAGGTTATCCGTAAACCCTGCTATTCGGGCAAAGGAAGACCATCGCCGGATAGCAAGCCTGATCACTTCGAGTACTTTGTGCAGGCTGAATGCTTTGTTTCCTGCGAGAAAAGGGAGCATGCAGAAGCCTCACTGGGTTGTTTTATCCTAAGCACCAATGAACTGGATAAAAATAGTTTGAATGCCTCTGAGCTGCTGTCTACTTATAAGTCGCAACAAAAAGTTGAAGGCGGCTTTCGGTTCCTGAAGAGCCCGGACTTTCTGGTATCTTCGCTCTATCTGAAGAAAGCGGAACGTATTGAAGCCCTGTTAATGGTGATGACTCTATGCCTGATGGTCTATGCTGCTATCCAGCACAGAATCAGGCAGGAACTGAAAAAGCAAAGTCGTGTATTTCCAGACCAGAAAAAAAAGCCCTGCCAGAACCCAACAGCAAGATGGGTATTTTTCTGTTTCCAGGGGCTTAGTGTATTAACGGTCAATAATCAGGAGGAGCATGTGATTGGCTTGAAGGAAAGGCAGTGGACGATCATTCAAATTTTGGGCATTTTTTACGAGTCCATGTATTCCTGA
- a CDS encoding RNA-guided endonuclease TnpB family protein, with translation MLAHKIELRPTKQQADYLDRACGSRRHAFNQLLAHFNQEGVKWSKKAANEKYQELRLEFPWYAEVSQRVTRNTIDDLHDAFTHFFRRVKKGEKAGYPRFKKRGLHDSFSLREKPKFDVDGRTLRIEKLKTRIKMRQKLRFTGTPCQVTITKRAGKYFASILVDTQDYDPKAQSHESVGVDFGIKDLAICSNGKTFAANQKLKGSLKRLNRKQRALSCKTKGSNRYVKAKRAVAKLHYRISNQRTAVLHEVSDYLTSRFKIITLENLNVKGMVKNRKLARAISDAGFGKLRELVEYKAELRGCQVVIADRFFPSSKKCAVHTCDYINDNLTLSDREWRCPKCKTLHDRDYSASFNLDNYGRDRLQLDGVAQTLNPTQEWS, from the coding sequence TTGTTAGCTCACAAGATTGAACTCAGACCGACAAAACAACAAGCCGATTATCTTGATAGGGCTTGTGGTTCTCGTCGTCATGCTTTCAATCAACTGTTAGCCCATTTCAATCAAGAAGGCGTTAAATGGTCAAAGAAGGCTGCGAATGAAAAATACCAAGAACTCAGGCTTGAGTTTCCCTGGTATGCCGAAGTCAGCCAACGTGTCACCAGGAATACAATCGACGATCTTCATGACGCCTTTACTCACTTCTTCCGTCGGGTGAAGAAAGGAGAAAAAGCAGGTTATCCAAGATTCAAGAAGCGAGGACTACACGACAGTTTTTCTCTCAGAGAAAAACCCAAGTTCGATGTTGATGGCAGAACACTTCGCATTGAGAAATTGAAAACCCGCATCAAGATGCGCCAGAAACTGAGGTTCACAGGAACACCCTGTCAGGTGACGATCACTAAGCGAGCCGGAAAGTATTTCGCTTCTATTTTGGTAGACACTCAGGATTACGACCCAAAAGCACAAAGCCATGAGTCTGTGGGCGTTGATTTTGGCATCAAAGATTTAGCTATTTGTTCGAATGGCAAAACCTTTGCTGCTAATCAGAAACTGAAAGGCTCTCTGAAACGCCTTAACAGGAAACAGAGGGCGTTAAGCTGCAAAACAAAGGGAAGCAACCGCTATGTGAAAGCCAAGCGAGCGGTTGCCAAACTGCATTACCGGATAAGTAACCAGCGAACAGCCGTACTACATGAGGTAAGTGATTATCTGACGTCAAGATTCAAAATAATCACCCTCGAAAATCTGAATGTCAAAGGCATGGTAAAAAACCGCAAACTGGCAAGAGCAATCAGTGACGCAGGTTTCGGTAAGCTGAGAGAACTGGTTGAATACAAGGCAGAGCTGCGAGGATGTCAGGTTGTGATTGCAGATCGGTTCTTTCCCAGCTCGAAGAAATGTGCAGTTCATACTTGCGACTACATAAATGACAATCTCACCCTGTCTGATCGTGAGTGGCGGTGTCCAAAATGTAAAACTCTGCATGATAGGGATTACAGTGCGAGTTTTAACCTTGATAATTACGGTCGAGACAGGTTACAGCTCGACGGGGTCGCCCAGACCCTAAACCCTACGCAAGAGTGGAGTTAG